The Echinicola jeungdonensis genome segment AAATCCAAACTGGAATTGCCAGAACAGGAAAACTTCTCGCCTGTAACCATGAAGATGTAAAACCCGATATGCTAGTTCTTGGAAAAGCTATTTCTGGCGGTTTTTATCCGGTTTCTGCAGTATTGGCAGACACCCCTATTATGGAGGTCATCCAACCCGGCCAGCATGGCTCCACCTTTGGAGGGAACCCGCTAGGTACCCGTGTTGCTATGGCGGCACTGAATGTCGTTAGAGATGAAAAACTTGCAGAGAATGCGGATAAAATGGGTAAACTCTTTAGGGAACGTATGCAAAACCTGGCGGACAAATCCGATTGGGTTAAATTGGTAAGAGGAAAAGGCTTATTGAACGCAATATTAATTAATGACAGCCCGGAAAGCACCACTGCCTGGGATATTTGTATTGCCTTAAGAGATCATGGACTACTGGCCAAACCTACCCATGGAAATATAATCAGGTTTGCGCCTCCTTTAATAATAACAGAAGAACAAGTTCACGATTGTTGTGATATTATTGAAAAAGCTATATCCGGTTTTAAAAAGTAATAGACCTTTCACAGATCCCCTATTTCATCAATGAGATAGGGGATTTTTTGATTCTAAAATCCTCTTTCCGACTTTTAAGATTCTCCATCAGGTTTTCTTTAAAAATTTGCATTTACTTACCTATACCAACCCAGTCTGAAATCTTCAAGATCAGAACAATCGCCTCCTTTTTTATTACCTTTGAGCTTTCATTACCAAAATCGACCATTTGGAACCATGAATAGAAGACCAAGAAGAAATCGGAAATCTGCGGTTATCCGCAGTATGGTGGAAGAAACCAACTTATCCGTCAAAGACCTTATTTTCCCGCTTTTCCTGATAGAAGGAAGCAACCAAAAAGTTGAGGTAAGCTCCATGCCTGGGATTTACAGATATTCCCTTGACCTAATGCTGAAGGAAATCGAATCCTGCATTCGATTAGGAATTAAAGCATTTGATATATTTCCAGCCTACCCTGAAAGTAAAAAGGATAAATTCGCAACAGAAAGCTATAACCCTGAAACTTTTTATTTAAAAGCTATTCAAAAGATCAAAAGCACTTTTCCTGATATTTGTGTGATGACAGATGTCGCCATGGACCCCTACAGCTCGGATGGCCATGATGGCTTGGTGGAAGATGGTGAAATATTAAATGATGAAACCCTGGAGATCCTGGGAAAGATGGCTATGGCCCAGGCGCAAGCCGGGGCTGATATAATAGGACCGTCGGACATGATGGACGGCAGGGTTGGGTTTATTAGAAACATTCTGGACCAAAACAACTATAAGGAGGTTTCCATAATGTCCTACACTGCCAAATACGCAAGCGCATTTTACAACCCATTCAGGGATGCCCTTGATTCTGCCCCAAAAGCAGGAGATAAAAAAACCTACCAAATGGATCCTGCCAACCTGCAAGAAGCCCTGCTGGAAGCAGACCTGGATGAAAAGGAAGGAGCAGACTTCTTAATGGTAAAACCTGCTATGTCTTATTTAGACGTAATCAGAACCTTGAAAGAAAACACTTACCTCCCCATAGCAGCCTATAATGTCAGCGGGGAATACTCTATGATCAAAGCTGCTCAGCAAAAAGGATGGCTTGACGGGGAAAAAGTTATGGCTGAATCCCTGCTCAGCATGAAAAGGGCTGGAGCAAACATCATCCTGACCTATTTTGCAAAAGAATTCGCCTTACTTCAGCAAAAACAATAAAGATTCCACTATTGTTTAGAAAACCTGCCCCAAAAAGGCAGGTTTTTTTATATCCTCTATGGTTCTCAAGTTCTGTACATCGGAAAAATTTCCGATGTCCCAACCTAGGAAACTCCCCTCTTACGGTTCCTCCTTGGTATTTCTAAAAACTCACCCTCTTGCTATTGGATTTTTCAATCTTCACACAAAAAATCCCAAGATTAGCTTATTTTATTCCCCTGCCTTTCCGGAAACATTCCATATAGTCACGATAAACAGCACCACACTCCTCCCCCAACACTTGCGGGAAAAAGTAGAATCACTCCAAATTTCGGGAATTAATTAGGCCCCTTTCATACCTCCAATCATTACACCATCCCCTCCCAACCCCAAAACCAAACCTTGGTTTAAAATCACACCATTTTTTTATATTTTTCCATAAAAACAAAATTTTAAGGTGTATTTTTAAACAGCCTAATTTAAGACCTCAAACCATTTAAAATTTTACATATCAAAAAAAAACACCAGACATTTGAAAATTTTTTACAACTTTTTCACCAATCACAAAAAACCCCTTAA includes the following:
- the hemB gene encoding porphobilinogen synthase, yielding MNRRPRRNRKSAVIRSMVEETNLSVKDLIFPLFLIEGSNQKVEVSSMPGIYRYSLDLMLKEIESCIRLGIKAFDIFPAYPESKKDKFATESYNPETFYLKAIQKIKSTFPDICVMTDVAMDPYSSDGHDGLVEDGEILNDETLEILGKMAMAQAQAGADIIGPSDMMDGRVGFIRNILDQNNYKEVSIMSYTAKYASAFYNPFRDALDSAPKAGDKKTYQMDPANLQEALLEADLDEKEGADFLMVKPAMSYLDVIRTLKENTYLPIAAYNVSGEYSMIKAAQQKGWLDGEKVMAESLLSMKRAGANIILTYFAKEFALLQQKQ